A DNA window from Elephas maximus indicus isolate mEleMax1 chromosome 17, mEleMax1 primary haplotype, whole genome shotgun sequence contains the following coding sequences:
- the LOC126060673 gene encoding olfactory receptor 149-like, whose amino-acid sequence MRNVSMVIEFILLDIPHTEGLGTILFILFLSFYLFTLTGNLLILLTIVSSTRLHTPMYFFLCKLSVCDIFFPSVNSPKMLFYLSGNSQAISYTGCVSQLFFHHFLGCTECFLYTVMAYDRFVAICYPLRYTVIMSHRVCAILPMGTSFFGCIQAIFLTTLTFQLPYCGPNEVDYYFCDIPVMLKLACADTSTLEMVGFISVGLMPLGCFLLILTSYSCIVFSILQIHSAEGRRHAFSTCSAHLTAILLAFMPVAFIYLQPTPNPSLNAAVQILNNLATPMMNPLIYSLRNKEVKYSLRKVP is encoded by the coding sequence ATGAGGAATGTCTCAATGGTGATTGAGTTTATTCTGCTGGACATCCCACacacagagggtctggggaccatcctctttatcttgtttttgtctttctaCCTCTTCACCCTGACGGGGAACCTGCTCATCCTACTCACAATTGTCTCCTCCACTCGGcttcacactcccatgtacttctttctgtgCAAGCTGTCTGTGTGTGACATATTTTTCCCTTCAGTGAACTCCCCCAAGATGCTGTTCTACCTCTCAGGGAACAGCCAAGCTATCTCCTATACAGGCTGTGTTTCTCAGCTCTTCTTTCACCACTTCTTGGGCTGCACTGAGTGTTTCCTGTACAccgtgatggcctatgaccgctttgTGGCCATATGTTACCCTCTGCGCTACACAGTTATCATGAGTCACAGAGTGTGTGCCATCCTGCCCATGGGGACTTcattttttggctgtattcaggccATCTTTCTAACCACTCTCACTTTCCAGTTGCCCTACTGTGGTCCCAATGAGGTAGACTATTACTTTTGTGATATCCCAGTGATGCTGAAGCTGGCCTGTGCAGATACCTCAACGCTGGAGATGGTGGGGTTCATCAGTGTGGGCCTCATGCCCCTTGGCTGCTTCCTTCTCATCCTCACCTCCTATAGCTGTATTGTCTTCTCTATTCTTCAAATCCACTCTGCAGAGGGCCGACGCCATGCCTTCTCCACCTGCAGTGCCCACCTCACTGCCATCCTCCTTGCCTTTATGCCAGTAGCTTTCATCTACCTGCAGCCCACTCCTAACCCCTCTCTTAATGCAGCTGTTCAGATTCTGAATAACCTGGCCACCCCCATGATGAACCCCTTGATCTACAGCCTAAGAAATAAGGAAGTGAAAtattctctgaggaaagtgccaTAG